A genomic window from Neoarius graeffei isolate fNeoGra1 chromosome 5, fNeoGra1.pri, whole genome shotgun sequence includes:
- the rab13 gene encoding ras-related protein Rab-13 isoform X2, producing MCRVSVGVTCIDFKVKTIEVEGKKVKLQVWDTAGQERFKTITTAYYRGAMGIILVYDITDEKSFENIQNWMKSIKENASAGVSRMLLGNKCDIEAKRKVSKEMGEKLAKDHGIRFFETSAKSSINVEESFIALARDILMKSSMKPGSSGREVRLTNTTPEKKASKCLLL from the exons GTATTGACTTTAAAGTGAAGACCATTGAGGTCGAAGGGAAGAAAGTCAAGTTGCAAGTCTG GGATACAGCAGGGCAGGAGAGATTTAAGACCATCACTACAGCTTATTACAGAGGAGCTATG GGTATCATCCTGGTATATGACATTACTGATGAGAAATCCTTTGAGAACATTCAAAACTGGATGAAGAGCATCAAAGAG AATGCTTCAGCAGGAGTGAGCCGAATGCTGCTGGGCAACAAGTGTGACATCGAAGCCAAGAGAAAGGTGTCGAAGGAGATGGGCGAGAAG CTCGCAAAGGACCATGGGATTCGATTCTTTGAGACGAGTGCAAAGTCAAGCATCAATGTTGAGGAG TCCTTCATTGCTTTAGCTCGAGATATCTTGATGAAATCTAGCATGAAGCCG GGCTCAAGTGGCCGTGAAGTCAGACTCACTAACACCACCCCGGAGAAAAAGGCATCCAAGTGTCTTCTGTTGTAA